Genomic segment of Microbacterium sp. BH-3-3-3:
GCTCCCCCCGGTAACGCGCTGCATAGGCTCGCCGGATGAGCGCATACGACGTCATCGTGGTGGGCGCGGGTCTGGCCGGGCTCCGCTGCGCGACCCACCTGGCCGAGTCCGGCCGCGACGTCGTCGTGCTCGAGGCCGGCGACACCGTCGGCGGACGAGAACGCACCGACGTCGTCGACGGGTTCCGCCTCGACCTCGGATTCCACGTGCTGAACCCGGCGTACCCGGCCGTGCGACGGTGGGTCGACGTCGAGGCCCTCGCCCTCCGGCGCTTCCCCGTCGCCGTCGGCGTGCGGCTCGACGACCGCCTCGCACGGCTCGCTCATCCGCTGCGCCACCCGCTGTCGCTCCCCGCGACGCTGTCGAGTGGACTCGTGCGACCCGCCGACCTCGTCGCCCTGGCACGCTGGGCGGCCCCGACCCTCGCCTCCGCCCGAGCCGCGAAGACCGGCCCCGACCGCGCGCTCGCCGAGGCGTGGGATCGCACCGGGCTCCGCGGCGCGCTGCGCGAGAGCGTGCTCGAGCCGTTCCTCGCCGGCGTTCTCGCCGACGATCGGCAGGAGACCTCCGACGCCTTCGTACGTCTTCTCATCCGCAGCTTCGCCCTCGGCCGCCCGGGCGTCCCCGCCGCGGGCATCGGCGCGCTTCCCGCGCAGCTCGCCGACACCGCCCGGCGTGCCGGGGCCGGCATCCGGCTGTCGCACCGGGTCGTCTCCACCCGCCGCCGCGCGCACGGCTGGCACGTGGGCGTCGAGGGCCACGAGGCCGTGACGGCGCGCGCCGTCGTCGTCGCCACCGGGCTCTCGCCCGACCTCGACGTCCCGCTCCCCCGCCCGCGGGGCCTGCAGACGTGGTGGTTCGCCGCCGACCGGGCGCCCAGCACCGACGCCGCCCTGCGCGTCGACGGACGCCGTCGCGGCCCGATCGTCAACACCGCGATCATGACGAACACCGCCCCCACGTACGCGCCGCGCGGGCAGCACCTCGTGCAGGCGACGTGCGTGATGCCGTCGGAGGCGTCGGAGGACGGCATCCGTCGCCAGCTCGCCGAGATCTGGGATGCCGACACCCGACCCTGGCGCCTGCTCCGCCGCGACGATGTCGTCGGCGCGCTCCCCGCGCAGGACCCGCCGCTGCGGCTACGTCGACCCGTCAGGCTCGACGACGGACGGTACATCGCGGGCGACCACCGCGACACCGCGTCGATCCAGGGCGCGCTGGTGTCGGGGCAGCGGGCCGCCGAAGCCGTGCTCGCAGACCTCGCCGGCTGAACGGGCACCCGGGCGGTCGGCGGAATGCCGTCTCAGACCGCTCCGGCGACCTCGCCGCGCGCCGCCAGCGCCGTCAGCGCCTCGCCGGTCACGCGACGCGTCGTCCACTCCTCCATCGCCTCGGCCCCGAGCGCGCGGTAGAAGCCGATGGCGGGCTCGTTCCAATCGAGCACGGTCCACTCCAGACGCGTGTACTGCTTCTCGAGGCACTCCGCGGCGAGCGCCGACAGCAGGGCGACGCCGTAGCCGTGCGAGCGGTACTGCTCGTGCACGTACAGGTCTTCGAGCCAGATGCCGTGGCGGCCGGTCCACGTGGAGTAGGTGAGGAACCAGATCGCGATGGCGCGGATGCCGTCGGGCCCCTCCACGACGAAGGCGAAGGCGCGGGGATCGTCGCCGAACAGGGTCTCGGCGATCATTCCGGCCGTGTTGTCGACGGCATCCGGCTCCTTCTCGTAGTCGGCCAGCGCCTGGATGCACGCCAGGATTCCGTTCTCGTCGCCGGCACGCGCGGCGCGCAGCACGGCGCCGTTTCGAAGGTCGGTCAT
This window contains:
- a CDS encoding NAD(P)/FAD-dependent oxidoreductase, with amino-acid sequence MSAYDVIVVGAGLAGLRCATHLAESGRDVVVLEAGDTVGGRERTDVVDGFRLDLGFHVLNPAYPAVRRWVDVEALALRRFPVAVGVRLDDRLARLAHPLRHPLSLPATLSSGLVRPADLVALARWAAPTLASARAAKTGPDRALAEAWDRTGLRGALRESVLEPFLAGVLADDRQETSDAFVRLLIRSFALGRPGVPAAGIGALPAQLADTARRAGAGIRLSHRVVSTRRRAHGWHVGVEGHEAVTARAVVVATGLSPDLDVPLPRPRGLQTWWFAADRAPSTDAALRVDGRRRGPIVNTAIMTNTAPTYAPRGQHLVQATCVMPSEASEDGIRRQLAEIWDADTRPWRLLRRDDVVGALPAQDPPLRLRRPVRLDDGRYIAGDHRDTASIQGALVSGQRAAEAVLADLAG
- a CDS encoding GNAT family N-acetyltransferase, with amino-acid sequence MTDLRNGAVLRAARAGDENGILACIQALADYEKEPDAVDNTAGMIAETLFGDDPRAFAFVVEGPDGIRAIAIWFLTYSTWTGRHGIWLEDLYVHEQYRSHGYGVALLSALAAECLEKQYTRLEWTVLDWNEPAIGFYRALGAEAMEEWTTRRVTGEALTALAARGEVAGAV